Proteins found in one Deltaproteobacteria bacterium PRO3 genomic segment:
- the hpnH gene encoding adenosyl-hopene transferase HpnH, with amino-acid sequence MAVPGHQAFAIGKYLLKQRILGRKRYPLNLMLEPLFRCNLACPGCGKIQFPDDVLKKNLSVEQALAAAEECGAPMVTIPGGEPLIHPQIEKIVEGLLKQKRYVILCTNALLLERNLPKFKPDKRLTFSIHMDGYGEHHDHCVDREGTYDIAVKAIKAAIAQGHRVITNTTVFEGHSIDNLVKLFDHMMELGVEGLTISPGFSYEKAPDQDHFLSKKRTQAFFRQLLDYKREHKKKWDFNNSPFFMDFLEGKRDYECTPWGMPTYNVFGWQKPCYLLTNEGYAATFQEYMEATEWDKYGTNSGNPKCANCATHCGYEPSAVSDGMSSIKKMIELGRATAAGSRG; translated from the coding sequence ATGGCAGTGCCCGGCCATCAGGCCTTCGCGATCGGCAAATACCTTCTCAAACAACGCATCCTAGGTCGGAAGCGTTATCCGCTCAATCTGATGCTCGAGCCGCTGTTTCGTTGCAACTTGGCCTGTCCCGGTTGCGGCAAGATCCAATTCCCCGACGACGTCCTGAAAAAGAATCTCTCGGTCGAGCAGGCCCTGGCCGCGGCCGAGGAATGCGGCGCGCCGATGGTCACCATCCCCGGCGGCGAGCCGCTGATCCACCCGCAGATCGAAAAGATCGTCGAGGGCCTGCTCAAGCAGAAGCGCTACGTCATCCTCTGCACCAACGCCCTCCTGCTCGAGCGCAACCTGCCCAAATTCAAACCGGACAAGCGACTGACCTTCAGCATCCACATGGACGGCTACGGCGAGCACCACGACCACTGCGTCGACCGCGAGGGCACCTACGACATCGCCGTCAAGGCGATCAAGGCCGCCATCGCCCAGGGCCACCGCGTCATCACCAACACCACCGTCTTCGAGGGCCACTCGATCGACAACCTCGTGAAGCTCTTCGACCACATGATGGAACTGGGCGTCGAGGGCCTGACGATCTCGCCGGGTTTCAGCTACGAGAAGGCTCCCGACCAGGACCACTTCCTTTCGAAGAAGCGCACCCAGGCCTTCTTCCGGCAGCTGCTCGACTACAAGCGCGAGCACAAGAAGAAGTGGGATTTCAACAACAGCCCCTTCTTCATGGACTTCCTCGAGGGCAAGCGCGACTACGAGTGCACGCCCTGGGGCATGCCCACCTACAACGTCTTCGGCTGGCAGAAGCCCTGCTACCTGCTCACCAACGAGGGCTACGCGGCGACCTTCCAGGAGTACATGGAGGCCACCGAGTGGGACAAGTACGGCACCAACAGCGGCAACCCCAAGTGCGCCAACTGCGCCACCCACTGCGGCTACGAGCCCAGCGCGGTCAGCGACGGCATGTCCAGCATCAAGAAGATGATCGAGCTGGGGCGGGCGACGGCGGCGGGCTCGCGGGGCTAG